In Sphingomonas crocodyli, a genomic segment contains:
- the putA gene encoding trifunctional transcriptional regulator/proline dehydrogenase/L-glutamate gamma-semialdehyde dehydrogenase: MMTRPPFAAFAPPVSAPSALRAAITAAYRRAEPECLVPLLEQATLDPDVVREAQRTARALISTLRGKRTGGGVEGLVQEFSLSSQEGVALMCLAEALLRIPDRATRDALIRDKVSGGDWASHLGGDRSLFVNAAAWGLCVTGKLLDSVSERGLAATLKRLIARTGEPVIRRAMDLAMRMMGEQFVKGETIEAALRRARSAEAKGFSHSYDMLGEAATTAADAARYFDDYESAIHAIGEASAGRGVYAGPGISIKLSALHPRYSRSQSDRVMRELLPRVKKLAEIARLYDIGFNIDAEEADRLELSLDLLESLAADPNLAGWDGLGFVVQAYGKRCPFVIDWIIDLARRSGRRIMVRLVKGAYWDAEIKRAQVDGLVDFPVYTRKVHTDVAYIACARKLLAAEREVFPQFATHNAQTLATIYHMAGPAFEIGRYEFQCLHGMGEPLYDEVVGAGHLGRPCRIYAPVGTHETLLAYLVRRLLENGANSSFVNRIGDPDVAIDDLIADPVMLVRSTQHAGRKHDQIALPADIYPDRRNSAGIDLSDETALAVLSQALFATATKRWQAAPTFTSSEKSQREYDIANPADRSDVVGTVVFALDSDVHEAQHRAVVAAATWRNVPIADRAAILERAADTLQAQMAIFIGLAIREAGKSAANAIAEVREAIDFLRYYASQARRVLGERSEPLGPVVCISPWNFPLAIFVGQIAAALAAGNSVLAKPAEETPLIAAEAVRLLHACGVPAEVLQLLPGDGSIGAALVGAPQTAGVMFTGSTEVARLIQAQLATRLSSSGKPIPLIAETGGQNAMIVDSSALAEQVVLDVIASAFDSAGQRCSALRILCLQEEVADRTLEMLKGALAELRIGRPDALAIDIGPVISSEAQTRLEHHIDALGQRGRKVEQFALPEEASLGHFVAPTIIELESIADLQEEVFGPVLHVVRFKRDTLADLIDAINATGYGLTFGLHTRLDETVEFVTSRVRAGNLYVNRNVIGAIVGVQPFGGRGLSGTGPKAGGPLYLSRLVQSPSMQHAHGHDAVDPALSAFSIWLTDKGLDADAAKARDYALASRLRQRSELPGPVGERNLYELHPRGQLLLKPQTQAGLFQQISATLASGCDAIVEGMELPADLPTIVTQRLTRTPQPVCAGVLVEGSSAQVLEVVRSVTTKYREIVPVHAASSAECRQPRAYPVDLLLEEVSISINTTAAGGNASLMAIG; this comes from the coding sequence ATGATGACCAGGCCGCCATTTGCTGCATTCGCCCCTCCCGTCAGTGCGCCCAGCGCTTTGCGTGCGGCTATAACCGCTGCATATCGTCGAGCTGAACCCGAATGCCTCGTACCTTTACTCGAACAAGCGACACTCGACCCTGATGTGGTGCGAGAGGCTCAGCGGACAGCAAGAGCCCTCATCTCAACACTAAGAGGCAAGCGTACTGGCGGCGGTGTCGAGGGCCTGGTCCAGGAATTCTCGCTTTCGAGCCAAGAGGGCGTCGCGTTGATGTGCCTTGCAGAGGCACTGCTGCGAATCCCCGATCGCGCGACCCGCGATGCTCTTATTCGCGATAAGGTCTCTGGGGGAGACTGGGCATCCCACCTCGGGGGTGACCGCTCTCTCTTCGTCAATGCTGCAGCCTGGGGGCTCTGCGTGACGGGAAAGCTCTTGGATAGCGTCAGTGAGCGTGGCCTAGCGGCCACATTGAAGCGCCTCATCGCGCGGACAGGCGAACCTGTCATTCGGCGCGCGATGGATCTCGCGATGCGGATGATGGGCGAGCAATTCGTCAAAGGGGAAACGATCGAGGCCGCTCTGCGGCGTGCACGCAGCGCCGAGGCCAAGGGCTTCTCCCATAGCTACGACATGCTCGGCGAAGCAGCGACCACGGCTGCAGATGCTGCGCGGTATTTTGATGATTATGAGAGCGCCATTCACGCCATCGGCGAGGCATCAGCGGGCCGCGGCGTTTACGCGGGCCCCGGAATATCGATTAAGCTGTCAGCTCTACATCCCCGATATTCTCGCTCGCAGTCTGACCGGGTGATGCGCGAGCTACTGCCGCGCGTGAAGAAGCTTGCCGAAATTGCCCGCCTCTATGACATCGGCTTCAACATTGACGCGGAAGAGGCAGATCGCCTCGAACTATCGCTGGATCTGCTCGAGAGCCTAGCAGCGGATCCAAATCTTGCCGGCTGGGACGGCTTGGGTTTTGTCGTGCAGGCCTATGGGAAACGTTGCCCATTCGTGATCGATTGGATCATCGACCTTGCGCGTAGAAGCGGGCGTCGGATCATGGTCCGCCTGGTCAAAGGGGCCTATTGGGACGCTGAGATCAAGCGAGCGCAGGTCGATGGTTTGGTCGACTTCCCCGTCTATACGCGCAAGGTTCATACCGACGTTGCTTATATCGCCTGCGCCAGAAAACTCCTGGCCGCCGAAAGGGAAGTCTTCCCCCAATTTGCGACGCATAATGCGCAAACACTCGCGACCATTTATCATATGGCAGGCCCCGCTTTCGAAATCGGGCGGTACGAGTTCCAGTGCCTTCATGGCATGGGCGAGCCCCTTTATGACGAGGTCGTCGGGGCGGGCCATCTGGGGCGTCCATGCCGCATCTATGCCCCTGTCGGCACCCACGAGACGCTGCTTGCCTATCTCGTGCGGCGGCTGCTCGAGAACGGGGCAAACTCTTCGTTCGTTAATCGCATTGGTGATCCAGATGTTGCGATCGATGATTTGATCGCTGATCCAGTCATGCTGGTGCGCAGCACGCAGCACGCTGGACGCAAGCATGATCAGATCGCTCTGCCGGCCGATATCTATCCCGACAGACGCAATTCTGCCGGGATCGACCTGAGTGACGAGACGGCGCTTGCAGTGCTCTCACAGGCCTTGTTTGCTACCGCCACGAAGCGATGGCAGGCTGCTCCCACCTTCACATCATCTGAAAAATCACAGCGCGAATATGACATCGCCAATCCAGCCGATAGGTCGGATGTAGTAGGAACAGTTGTGTTCGCGCTCGATAGCGACGTCCACGAGGCGCAGCATCGAGCGGTTGTTGCGGCGGCTACATGGCGCAACGTCCCGATCGCGGATCGCGCAGCAATTCTTGAACGAGCCGCCGATACACTCCAGGCGCAAATGGCCATCTTCATTGGCCTGGCCATCCGCGAGGCGGGGAAGTCGGCAGCCAATGCGATAGCGGAGGTTCGAGAGGCAATCGACTTCCTGCGTTATTACGCAAGCCAGGCACGCCGAGTCCTTGGTGAGCGATCAGAGCCCCTTGGCCCTGTTGTCTGTATCAGCCCGTGGAACTTCCCGCTTGCGATCTTCGTGGGCCAGATCGCGGCAGCCTTGGCCGCAGGCAACTCGGTGCTGGCAAAGCCTGCGGAAGAGACGCCTCTCATCGCGGCTGAAGCCGTGCGCCTGCTTCATGCCTGCGGTGTCCCAGCCGAGGTGCTTCAGTTGCTGCCGGGCGACGGTTCGATTGGCGCAGCCTTGGTTGGCGCGCCTCAAACGGCTGGTGTGATGTTTACAGGCTCGACTGAGGTTGCGCGCCTGATCCAGGCGCAGCTCGCCACGAGGCTTTCATCTTCCGGCAAACCCATTCCGCTGATCGCGGAAACGGGCGGTCAAAATGCGATGATCGTCGATAGCTCGGCTTTGGCGGAACAGGTCGTCCTCGACGTAATCGCATCCGCCTTTGATAGCGCCGGCCAAAGATGTTCGGCTCTGCGCATATTGTGCCTTCAAGAGGAGGTGGCAGACCGAACCCTCGAAATGCTGAAGGGGGCATTGGCTGAACTGCGTATTGGCCGGCCGGATGCGCTCGCCATCGATATTGGGCCCGTTATCTCCAGCGAAGCGCAAACGAGGCTCGAACACCATATCGACGCCTTGGGTCAACGAGGCCGCAAGGTCGAGCAATTCGCCCTTCCAGAAGAGGCCTCGCTTGGCCATTTTGTCGCCCCAACGATCATCGAATTGGAGAGCATTGCTGACCTCCAAGAGGAGGTTTTTGGCCCCGTTCTTCATGTCGTTCGGTTCAAGCGCGACACGTTGGCGGACCTCATCGATGCCATCAATGCGACCGGCTACGGCCTCACTTTCGGCCTGCACACCCGGCTCGACGAGACCGTCGAATTCGTGACCAGTCGGGTGCGGGCTGGCAATCTTTACGTCAATCGCAATGTCATTGGTGCGATTGTCGGGGTTCAACCCTTTGGTGGACGCGGCCTTTCTGGCACCGGCCCCAAGGCTGGCGGGCCGCTATATCTGAGCCGGTTGGTCCAATCTCCATCCATGCAGCACGCGCATGGACATGATGCTGTCGATCCAGCTTTGTCGGCATTTTCGATATGGCTGACCGATAAAGGCTTAGATGCCGACGCCGCCAAGGCCCGCGACTATGCTTTGGCCTCGCGCCTTCGGCAAAGAAGTGAACTTCCAGGGCCAGTCGGCGAGCGCAACCTCTACGAGCTGCATCCACGTGGGCAGCTCCTTTTGAAGCCGCAGACGCAAGCTGGCCTGTTCCAGCAGATCTCTGCCACCCTAGCTTCCGGCTGCGATGCGATTGTCGAAGGCATGGAGCTGCCCGCTGATCTTCCGACGATTGTGACCCAACGCCTGACCCGGACGCCGCAGCCAGTCTGTGCTGGGGTGCTTGTCGAAGGTTCAAGTGCGCAGGTGCTTGAGGTGGTCCGGTCCGTAACGACCAAATATCGTGAGATTGTTCCCGTGCATGCGGCCTCGTCGGCCGAATGCCGGCAGCCTCGCGCTTATCCCGTCGATCTCCTGCTCGAGGAGGTCTCGATCTCCATCAACACCACAGCGGCCGGCGGCAATGCCAGCCTCATGGCAATTGGCTGA
- a CDS encoding Lrp/AsnC family transcriptional regulator, protein MPELDEFDRKILKVLRKDGRITFTDLAQHVGLSKTPCQQRVKRLCESGVIVAFRAIVDPQKIGLDHVAFVEVKLSDTREAALNEFNVAVRRIAEVEECHMIASSFDYLLKVRTADIRKYRTVLGERISALPYVASTSTYVAMETVRESAR, encoded by the coding sequence ATGCCTGAGCTAGACGAGTTCGATCGAAAAATCCTGAAGGTCCTCCGTAAGGACGGCCGCATCACCTTCACCGATCTCGCGCAACACGTCGGACTTTCAAAAACGCCCTGCCAGCAGCGCGTGAAGCGCTTGTGCGAGAGCGGCGTGATCGTTGCCTTTCGAGCCATTGTCGACCCGCAAAAGATCGGCCTCGATCATGTTGCGTTCGTCGAGGTGAAGCTTTCGGATACGCGGGAGGCAGCGTTGAACGAGTTCAACGTGGCGGTTCGCAGGATCGCTGAAGTTGAAGAATGCCACATGATCGCGAGCAGTTTCGACTATCTCTTGAAAGTCCGAACCGCCGACATTCGCAAATACCGCACAGTGCTAGGCGAGCGCATTTCGGCCTTGCCTTACGTCGCGAGTACATCGACCTACGTAGCGATGGAAACGGTCCGGGAATCCGCACGGTAG
- a CDS encoding hydantoinase/oxoprolinase family protein — protein MRAATDVGGTFTDLVYYEVDQATGQSGQVRIAKVDTTPPNFEEGVVGSLAKAGISPASLEFFAHGATVVINALTERKGVKTALITTAGFRDVLEIARGNRPDLFNFAFHKPEPFVERHLRAGLNERTNYKGQVEHPVDLSPLPDLIASFKREGVEAIAIVFLHSYINPENEKLAAARIRELWPDVSILASHAVSREWREYERTSTTVLSAYVHPIAERYIGTLEAKLADQGFNGKPFMMQSNGGITTAKAAKANPITMVESGPASGIFAAAYVGDAIGYDNLIVLDIGGTTAKCTLIEEGQVKVTTEYYIERDGKNPGYPIQTPVSDIVEIGNGGGSIAWVDVGGKLHVGPHSAAARPGPAAYGRGGTNATTTDANLVLGRIDPTSFVGGEREPDWTSVETAFAPLQSALGMSREEVARGIIRIANANMTRALRLVSTNKGHDPRDFSLMAFGGGGAMHAVALAEELKVPHVIIPVNSSVFSAWGMLLTDLRRDYLRTRMVPLVPGSTALIGDVFGELEAEALRDYSDEDAPRRREDITFEYLVDMRYAGQQHTVKVPCVGAGAGTLDLEATAAAFHAAHEKRFTYRLDTAIELVNFHLVAKLVVPKPPLSTKPQTGRSLADTIKGERQVDYDVHGIHMATIYDGLLLEPGMEFHGPAVIQEPSVTCVIPPRHRVTIDKFGNYHIHLSFGGEA, from the coding sequence TTGCGTGCGGCAACCGACGTCGGTGGGACATTTACGGATCTCGTTTATTATGAGGTCGACCAAGCGACCGGCCAGTCTGGCCAGGTTCGCATAGCCAAAGTCGATACTACGCCACCCAATTTTGAAGAGGGTGTCGTCGGTTCGCTCGCTAAAGCAGGCATTTCGCCAGCAAGTCTCGAGTTTTTCGCGCATGGCGCGACCGTCGTCATCAACGCCCTTACCGAGCGCAAGGGTGTTAAAACGGCCCTGATCACCACAGCGGGCTTTCGTGACGTCCTAGAGATCGCCCGAGGCAACCGCCCCGATCTGTTCAACTTTGCTTTTCACAAGCCCGAACCGTTTGTGGAGCGCCATCTGCGCGCCGGTCTTAACGAGCGCACCAACTATAAAGGTCAGGTCGAGCATCCGGTCGATCTCTCGCCGCTCCCTGATCTGATCGCGTCCTTCAAGCGCGAGGGCGTCGAGGCGATCGCGATCGTCTTCCTGCATTCCTACATCAATCCCGAGAATGAGAAGCTCGCCGCCGCTCGAATTCGGGAGTTGTGGCCAGACGTTTCGATCCTCGCTTCGCATGCTGTCAGCCGCGAATGGCGTGAATATGAGCGGACAAGCACAACAGTGCTTTCGGCCTATGTCCACCCGATCGCAGAGCGCTACATCGGCACGCTAGAAGCCAAGCTCGCAGATCAAGGTTTTAACGGCAAACCGTTCATGATGCAGTCGAATGGCGGCATCACCACGGCCAAGGCCGCCAAGGCGAACCCCATCACGATGGTCGAGTCCGGCCCCGCCAGCGGCATCTTTGCGGCCGCCTATGTGGGAGATGCCATCGGCTACGACAATTTGATCGTCCTCGATATTGGCGGGACCACCGCGAAATGCACTCTGATCGAGGAGGGGCAGGTCAAGGTCACGACCGAATATTATATCGAGCGTGACGGCAAAAACCCGGGCTATCCGATCCAGACACCTGTCTCCGACATCGTTGAGATCGGCAATGGCGGCGGCTCGATCGCTTGGGTTGATGTTGGCGGTAAACTCCATGTCGGCCCGCACTCAGCCGCCGCGCGTCCGGGCCCCGCAGCTTATGGCCGCGGTGGAACCAATGCGACGACGACAGACGCCAATTTGGTGCTCGGTCGCATTGATCCAACCAGCTTTGTTGGCGGTGAGCGCGAACCCGACTGGACCTCAGTGGAGACGGCCTTCGCACCGCTCCAGTCGGCGCTCGGCATGAGCCGAGAAGAGGTCGCACGAGGGATCATCCGGATCGCTAACGCTAACATGACCCGCGCTCTACGCTTGGTCTCAACCAACAAGGGACATGACCCTCGCGATTTCTCTTTAATGGCCTTTGGCGGCGGCGGTGCAATGCATGCGGTGGCGCTCGCCGAAGAGCTCAAAGTCCCGCACGTCATCATCCCCGTCAATTCGTCGGTATTCTCCGCATGGGGCATGTTGCTGACCGACCTTCGGCGAGATTATTTGCGCACGCGCATGGTGCCATTGGTACCGGGTTCGACCGCACTCATCGGCGACGTTTTCGGTGAACTCGAAGCCGAGGCGTTGAGAGATTATTCGGATGAGGACGCCCCGCGCCGCCGAGAGGATATCACTTTCGAATATCTGGTCGACATGCGCTATGCGGGCCAACAGCATACTGTGAAAGTCCCCTGTGTCGGCGCAGGCGCGGGCACTCTGGATCTCGAAGCAACGGCGGCTGCCTTTCATGCAGCGCATGAGAAGCGCTTCACCTATCGCCTCGACACGGCCATCGAGTTGGTGAACTTCCACCTCGTCGCCAAACTGGTCGTTCCCAAACCGCCGCTATCGACCAAGCCGCAGACGGGTCGTTCGCTCGCCGATACGATCAAGGGCGAACGCCAAGTCGACTATGACGTCCACGGCATCCACATGGCGACGATCTACGATGGTCTATTGCTAGAACCCGGCATGGAGTTTCACGGCCCGGCCGTGATCCAAGAGCCGTCGGTCACCTGCGTGATCCCACCCCGCCATCGCGTCACTATCGACAAGTTCGGCAATTATCACATCCACCTGTCTTTTGGTGGGGAGGCCTGA
- a CDS encoding DMT family transporter — protein sequence MAALSVMWGAAFFFTAVQLQSLPPLTIVMLRVGLAALLLLGWAAAVRVELPRPNAWPIFLGLGLLNNVLPFALLAVAQKSISSGLAGILNATTPLWGVLVAHFLTTDERATPAKIIGTIFGAAGVAAMAGYDAMAGLGNDLLAQLACLIAALCYALAAIWSRRFVGKSLTPLAVATAQFCGAAVVMIPIALWVDRPWMLPTPGSKVWAAMLAAVIVSTVLAYIVYFKLIARIGASKALLVTFTVPIVAIFLGVTLLGEALLPKHLIGMLLIGLGLAAIDGRLWRIVVQRRSHL from the coding sequence TTGGCCGCACTCTCCGTCATGTGGGGTGCGGCCTTTTTTTTCACCGCGGTGCAACTCCAATCATTGCCGCCGCTCACGATCGTTATGCTGCGCGTTGGGCTTGCAGCATTGCTTCTATTGGGATGGGCAGCAGCCGTCCGTGTCGAGCTCCCCCGCCCGAACGCATGGCCCATTTTTCTGGGGCTGGGCTTACTCAATAATGTGCTGCCGTTCGCACTGCTTGCGGTCGCACAAAAGTCTATTTCCAGCGGCCTCGCTGGTATCCTCAACGCAACGACGCCCCTATGGGGTGTGCTTGTCGCCCATTTCCTCACAACTGACGAACGCGCGACGCCGGCTAAGATCATTGGCACCATATTCGGCGCGGCAGGCGTGGCAGCGATGGCCGGCTATGATGCTATGGCAGGTCTGGGCAACGATCTTCTCGCCCAACTTGCCTGCCTTATCGCCGCATTATGTTATGCTTTGGCCGCCATTTGGTCCCGCCGTTTCGTCGGCAAAAGTCTGACGCCGCTCGCCGTCGCAACGGCACAATTTTGTGGCGCAGCGGTCGTGATGATCCCGATCGCTCTTTGGGTTGATCGACCGTGGATGCTCCCAACGCCGGGCTCGAAGGTGTGGGCTGCGATGTTGGCTGCCGTCATCGTGTCGACGGTGTTGGCATATATCGTCTACTTTAAATTGATCGCGCGCATCGGTGCTAGCAAAGCCTTGCTCGTCACCTTTACCGTCCCGATCGTCGCCATCTTCCTCGGCGTCACACTGCTGGGCGAGGCCCTCCTTCCCAAGCACCTCATCGGCATGCTCTTGATCGGCCTAGGCCTGGCAGCGATCGACGGCCGGCTTTGGCGGATCGTCGTACAACGCCGCTCGCACCTATGA
- a CDS encoding M24 family metallopeptidase yields the protein MIGGSNAQEQLAELGPWSDPAPAITALERETRVELARRLTRSAGAQALLVVAGPSLNYFLGISWKLTERLVALIITQSDRPILIAPQFEEGSLAAMTALDVETLFWEEDESPYDLVASVLSRVGASAIALDPAMPFKMVDQLALAAPSVAHIEGSDIVDGCRMNKSTAELALMRQAKQMTLEVQRRVARILRPGISSSEVIAFIDAGHRALGAAGSTFCSVQFGRASAFPHGLPGPTHLNEGDIVLIDTGCAIQGYNSDITRTYVFGTPNQQQRDLWMVEAEAQQAAFDVVQPGVLCQEVDAAARRVLERAGLGPNYRLPGLPHRTGHGIGLAVHEAPYLVKGDRTPLMPGMCFSNEPTIIVPDKFGIRLEDHFFVTDSGAEWFTERSTSIDCPF from the coding sequence ATGATCGGCGGATCGAACGCGCAAGAGCAGCTTGCAGAGCTTGGACCGTGGTCGGATCCGGCTCCGGCGATCACGGCTCTGGAGCGGGAGACGCGGGTCGAACTCGCCAGGCGGTTAACACGCAGCGCCGGGGCTCAAGCTCTCCTGGTCGTCGCCGGTCCCAGCTTGAACTATTTTCTGGGGATCAGCTGGAAGCTCACCGAGCGGTTGGTCGCGCTGATCATCACGCAAAGCGACCGACCCATTCTCATCGCTCCGCAGTTCGAAGAAGGCTCGCTCGCGGCAATGACAGCCCTCGATGTCGAAACCCTTTTTTGGGAAGAGGATGAGTCTCCCTACGATTTGGTTGCCTCAGTGCTCAGCCGTGTAGGCGCCTCGGCCATCGCACTCGACCCTGCCATGCCGTTCAAGATGGTCGATCAGTTGGCGCTCGCCGCTCCCTCAGTCGCCCATATCGAAGGGTCGGACATCGTCGACGGCTGCCGCATGAATAAGTCCACAGCCGAATTGGCCCTCATGCGGCAAGCCAAGCAAATGACGCTTGAAGTCCAGCGGCGCGTTGCCCGCATTTTGAGGCCCGGAATATCGTCGAGTGAGGTGATCGCGTTTATCGATGCGGGCCATCGTGCGCTCGGCGCTGCTGGATCAACCTTTTGCAGCGTCCAGTTCGGACGGGCCTCAGCTTTCCCCCACGGCCTGCCTGGGCCGACCCATTTGAACGAAGGTGATATCGTTCTCATCGATACGGGATGTGCGATCCAAGGCTATAATTCCGATATTACGCGGACCTACGTCTTCGGCACGCCCAACCAGCAACAGCGTGATCTGTGGATGGTGGAAGCAGAAGCACAACAGGCCGCTTTCGATGTCGTGCAGCCTGGCGTGCTATGCCAAGAGGTCGATGCCGCAGCACGGCGGGTCCTTGAGCGCGCGGGCCTCGGCCCAAATTATAGACTTCCAGGTTTGCCCCATCGAACAGGGCATGGGATCGGCCTGGCTGTCCACGAAGCGCCTTATCTCGTTAAGGGCGATCGCACGCCTCTCATGCCGGGCATGTGCTTTTCAAACGAGCCGACCATCATCGTCCCAGACAAGTTTGGCATTCGCCTGGAAGACCATTTCTTCGTAACGGATAGCGGCGCGGAGTGGTTTACTGAGCGCTCAACCTCTATCGATTGCCCCTTCTAG
- a CDS encoding hydantoinase B/oxoprolinase family protein produces MTTNVFTLEIIKDSLVAVGEEMFQAMLRTSMSPIIYEGTDFAVGATDARGNLLAQGNGVAAFLAALDTAVVSALGRYDLNDIKPGDVFITNTPYEGGGTHLSDVAILIPVFHDAKLIAWTVNKAHWTEVGGAQAGSVSSSSTEIFQEGLRFTFIRLYDEGRINQAVVQIIRDNVRLPDSTIGDMHAGVAAARVGEKRILELVAKYGAPMVLQAMDELLDYGEKMTRAALATIPSGVYEAEDIVEDDGLGNGPFVVKVKVTISQDRLIADFTGSAPQAPGPVNTTYAGLLTGSRCLFKAITDPGIPANGGCFRMLEVICPPGTVLTAQEPAPVSMNFQARNAAVDVFWKALAPILPQRLPAGHQQSVCATFISGKHPDTGELFVIGEPLVGGWGACHDSDGDAGQFCSSNGETYNIPCELFEARYGLQVAQYAFHDQDGGAGRYRGGKGVVLDYRVTADRAFLTYAAARTSSRPWALLGGQEGSNNYAEVRRHDGSVERYGMCTAVAVERDEVIRIYTATGGGYGDPKLRPRELVERDIKNGFVTTEQAIAHYGYQAG; encoded by the coding sequence ATGACCACCAACGTCTTTACGCTTGAGATCATCAAGGACTCGCTTGTCGCCGTAGGCGAGGAGATGTTCCAGGCGATGCTGCGCACCAGCATGAGCCCGATCATCTACGAAGGGACTGACTTTGCCGTCGGCGCCACCGATGCCCGCGGCAATCTGCTGGCACAGGGTAATGGCGTCGCTGCTTTCCTTGCAGCCCTCGATACCGCTGTTGTGTCGGCGCTGGGCCGTTACGACCTCAACGACATCAAGCCGGGCGACGTGTTCATCACCAACACACCCTATGAAGGGGGTGGTACACATCTGTCCGATGTCGCGATCCTGATCCCGGTCTTTCACGATGCAAAGCTCATCGCCTGGACCGTCAATAAGGCCCACTGGACGGAAGTCGGCGGTGCACAAGCGGGCAGCGTCTCCAGCAGCTCCACTGAAATCTTTCAGGAGGGCCTGCGCTTCACCTTCATCAGGCTCTACGACGAGGGACGGATCAATCAGGCGGTAGTCCAGATTATCCGTGACAATGTGCGCCTGCCCGATTCCACGATCGGCGATATGCACGCAGGCGTCGCTGCCGCTCGCGTTGGCGAGAAGCGCATTTTGGAGCTGGTTGCCAAATATGGCGCGCCGATGGTGCTGCAAGCGATGGATGAGCTGCTCGACTATGGCGAGAAGATGACCCGCGCTGCGCTGGCGACCATTCCCAGCGGCGTTTACGAAGCCGAAGACATCGTCGAGGATGATGGCCTGGGCAACGGTCCCTTCGTTGTGAAGGTGAAGGTCACAATCTCTCAGGACCGACTGATCGCTGACTTTACAGGCTCCGCCCCGCAAGCTCCCGGCCCGGTTAACACCACTTATGCTGGACTGCTTACCGGCTCGCGCTGCCTCTTCAAGGCGATCACGGATCCCGGCATTCCCGCCAATGGTGGATGCTTTCGCATGCTGGAGGTGATTTGCCCTCCGGGCACCGTGCTGACCGCGCAGGAACCGGCGCCAGTGTCCATGAACTTCCAGGCTCGCAACGCGGCGGTCGACGTGTTTTGGAAGGCGCTTGCACCAATCCTGCCGCAACGCTTGCCCGCCGGCCATCAGCAGTCCGTATGTGCGACGTTCATCTCGGGCAAGCATCCTGACACCGGCGAGTTGTTCGTGATTGGCGAGCCGCTGGTTGGCGGTTGGGGGGCATGCCACGATAGCGACGGCGATGCCGGTCAGTTTTGCAGTTCGAATGGCGAAACCTACAATATCCCATGTGAGCTATTCGAAGCTCGCTACGGCTTGCAGGTCGCTCAATATGCCTTCCATGATCAAGATGGCGGGGCTGGTCGCTATCGAGGCGGCAAGGGCGTTGTCCTCGATTATCGTGTCACCGCCGACCGGGCTTTTCTGACATATGCGGCCGCGCGCACATCGTCGCGTCCCTGGGCGCTATTGGGCGGCCAGGAAGGATCGAACAATTACGCTGAAGTTCGTCGCCACGACGGTAGCGTTGAGCGATATGGCATGTGCACGGCCGTGGCAGTCGAGCGCGATGAGGTCATTCGCATCTATACTGCAACAGGTGGTGGCTATGGCGACCCGAAGCTGCGCCCACGTGAGCTCGTTGAACGCGATATCAAGAACGGGTTTGTGACCACCGAACAAGCGATCGCGCATTATGGCTATCAGGCAGGATAG